CCCAGGAAGCTGCAGAGCAGGTTTTACGTAGTTTAGCTTAGGTTTGGCATTTTTTAAGAGTAGGTCAGGCCCATGGTTCGACATTTTCTCGTGCGCCAAGTTTTTGCAACTCCATAGAAACGTCGGGCGATGGGCCCGACCTACATATAATGTAGGTAGTATCAGTACAGCCTAATGCGGATTCAAGCAATATTCAGGCCAATTTTTCCCAGCCAAAATAAATTTTTAAAACACTAGACAGTCATTTTTGCCCATGTCATAGTGATTTTACGTTTTATGCTTGAAAGGATCGGCATTTTGAATAGAAAAAAGGATTTATTTAGTTCTATGCCAGAGGGGATTCTTGCCCTTTTTGCTATGCAGATAGTTTCTACCTTAAGCTTTAGTGTTCTGTATTCAACTTTAGTGTTATACATGGAAGGTAAATTAGGGGTCCAAGCTAGTTCTGCGCACAGCGTCATGGGGGTTTTTGTCGCCTTTAATTATGGTCTGCATTTACTTGGTGGTCTTTGGGGCGGGCGCTTATTGTCTAACCGCTCTTTATTTTGCGTAGGGATGGTTCTTCAAGTTATTGGCTGTGTTTTATTATCATTCTGTGAGGTAAGTTTGCTCTATTACGGTTTAGCAGCATTCTTATCTGGATCAGGCCTAAATGTTACCTGTATCAATTGTATGTTAACCCAACGATTTACTCCCGAGGATAATCGACGTGAATCAGCATTTTTAATGAATTATGCGGGTATGAATATTGGTTTCTTTGTTGGTTTTAGCTTAAGTGGTGTTTTTCAGCTAAGCCAAAATTATGAACGTCTTTTCTTGCTAAGTAGCTTGGGAAATCTAGCTGCATTAATTATTTGCTTGTACTGCTGGTCTCAATTGGCAGATCGAGAAACACAATACGCGTTAAAAGATAAAGCAGCACAGAAAAAATCAAATATTTGGGGAATGTTGTTCATTCTTGCGCTTCCAGTTTTGCTAAGCCAATTACTGCAGAATGCTGAATGGGCAAAAAAACTGGTTTTATTAACAGGCATATTGATGGTTGGTGTTATTGTTTATCTTGCAAAGCAACAAGAAACAAAAATTGCCCAAGATAAAATGTTGGCTTTTGTTGTATTGATGCTTGTTGGGACTATTTTTTGGATGCTCTATCATGTGGCTCCTATGGGCCTGACTACTTTTATCGAGCATAATGTTCAACGACAATTTGCTGACTGGATTATTCCACCGCAATGGTTTCAAAACATTAATACGGTGTGTATTGTTATTGGAGGGCCTTTACTTGGGGTCATCCTGCATAGAATGCGTAAAAAAGGAATCCAAGTAAATATTCCTACTCAATTTGCAATTGCTTTATTTTGTATTGGTTTTGCCTTCATTGTATTACCGATTGGTATAGCCTATGCGAATGATCTGGGTTTAGTTAATCCTTCATGGATTGTATTTTGTTATGTGTTACAAAGTATTGGGGAGCTTTTAATTTCTCCGATTGGTTATGCTATGATTGGTTATTTGGCACCGACATCATTACAAGGTATGATGATGGGTATGTGGATGCTAACTTCCGGTATTGGGGGAACTTTATCCAGCTATAGTTCCAATTGGATGATAGCAGGACAAAGCAGTAATTCTCCATTAGCGACGAATAGCGGTTACAGTTATGTATTTTTAATGTTAGGCTTATTTGCAGTGGCTTCTGCTGTGGTTTTGTTTGCGCTAGTTCCTAAATTACGCGCATTAATAAAAGAAAACGGCGAATCTGGATTGCAAGAGGCTAAAGCGTCGGTTTCTGAACGAGTGGTTGTATGTGAGTAATCTTTTTGTACCCATTAAAACGGCAGAGCTTGATTGGCATCAGGATCTGCCTTTTTCTATTCAATATGATGATGTTTATCATTCCTCAGCAAGTGGGATTGAGCAAAGTCGTTACGTATTTGTTGATGGAAATGATTTAATTTCCCGCTGGCAGAATGTGCCAGACCAAAGCCAATTTACCATCGCTGAGACAGGTTTTGGTACGGGGTTAAATTTTCTATTAACCTGGCAACTCTGGGAGCAGCATGCTCCAGAGCAGAGTTGTTTGCATTTCATATCCTGTGAAAAACATCCATTAACTCATAATGATTTAATCAAGTCATTGGCTTGCTGGCCTCAATTGGAAAAACAAGCCGCCCAGCTTATTGAACATTATCCCGTGTTAACTCCAGGTTATCATCATTTAATATTTGCTAATGGGAGGGTTCGCTTAACCTTAATGTTGGGTGATGCTCTAGAATGTTACGAGCAGTTATTAATTTGCGGTGAAGCTAATCTAGAGCGTTCTTTGCGTACTACCTATGTTAATGCTTGGTATCTTGATGGTTTTGCCCCCGCGAAAAACCAAAACATGTGGTCTGATTCGTTAATGAAGGTGATTGCGATGTTATCGCAAGAAGGCACGACTTTAGCGACCTATACGGCGGCCGGCATAGTCAAAGAAAACTTGCGCCAACATGGTTTTATAGTCGAGAAGAAAAAAGGATTCGGCCCCAAACGACATATGATTAGTGCTTATTTTAACCCGGACGAATTAGTAAGCCCGAAAAAAAGGCATACACCATGGCATGTAAGTCAGCCTGAGCATTACAATGAGCGTTCTGCATTAATTATTGGTGCGGGACTTGCAGGATGCTTTACGGCGCATTGTTTAGCTAAGCGTGGCTGGAAGGTCACTTTAATTGATGAACTTAATGAAGTAGGACAGGGGGCCTCTGCAAATCAACAGGCTGTTTTATTTCCGAAGTTATCCGCATACAATTCACCACTGACTCAGTTTATGTTGATGGCTTTTTTATACGCAAGCCGTGAATACAAAGCGATTTTAAGCCAACATGACATGGGGGTACTCAAGGGTTCTCTCTTATTGGCATACAATCAAAAAGAACAACAGGCACAAGCAAGCCTCGAGGAATGGCTCAATCAATACCCATCTTTGGGAACCTTAGTTAATGCACAACAAGCCTCTGAGCTGGCGGGAATCCCGTTACAGCAATCGGGATTATTTATACCATTATCAGGATGGATTAATTCCCCTGATCTATGCCAGTTTCTAGTTCGAACAGAAGGGATTAATTTAATTACAGATACTGTCGTCGATCAATTAGTCTTTGATCAAAAGTGGCGAGTAAATAATTGTGAGGCGGATGTGTTAATTTTGGCTAATGGTTATAAAGTAACGACTTTTCCAGAGACTGAGTCACTACCAATTAAACCCATAAGAGGGCAGATGACGGTGATGTCAGCGACATCAGAAACAACGGCTTTGCGAATGCCTTTATGTGCTGACGGGCATGTATTACCTGCTCATAGAGGTACACATTATCTTGGTGCTTCTTATGAGCTAAAAACAGATCATGCGACCATAAAAGAACAGGATGATTTGCTAAATTTGGATAAACTAAAATGTATCGCACCCGATGTATCTTGGTCTTATGAGGTCAAATCTCACTGGGCTGGAGTGCGGGCAACGACAACTGATTATTTACCCATTGTAGGCAGAATCGCCGATGCGACAGCTTTTAATACGCTATATGCAGGTCTCGAAAGTAATGCAAAACGTTGGATAGCCAAGGCTGGACCCTATTATCCAGGTCTTTATGCCTGCACAGGATTTGGTTCGCGTGGTTTAACCACTATTCCTTTGTGTGCTGAATGGTTAGCTGCACTTATTAATAATGAAATGTCTTTTCTACCTAGAAATATACAACAAGCATTATCACCTGCACGCTTTTTACGTAAAGATATAGTACGCGGAAAAATCGCAAGTCCTAAACATACGTAATGGGAATTTATCTGCTACACATGAAGAACATTCTGACCTGTCATTGGTTGAGCTAATTCATTTCTTTGATATTCATGGTACAATTAAATTTTTAGCAAAATGAAAAACACATGATCGATCTTCATTGTCATAGTCATTTTTCAGACGGGGCTTTAAGTCCTAAAGAACTTATAGAACGAGCGCAAAAACAAGGAATTCAGTGCTTATCTCTTACAGACCACGATACTGTTGCAGGCTACACTGAATTGGTGCAGGCAGCGGCATCTACTTCTATTAAGATTATTAATGGCATTGAATTGAGTACGCGTTGGAAAAAACATGATTTTCATATCCTAGGTTACCAAATCAATCATACGGATGGTCTATTTGCATTAATTCAGCGCCAAGTTGAAAGTCGCATTGAACGGGCAAAGCAGATTGGTGAGGCACTTAATGAGATTGGTGTCACTGATGCATATGCTAAAGCATGTGATTTAGCTGGACACACACGTGTTGCACGTCCTCATTTTGCTCGAGTATTGGTTAATGAAGGTAAGGCTAAGGATTTGCAAAAAGCATTTAAACAATATTTAGTACGTGGAAGAAATGCCTATATTCCTACGCCTTGGTTAACGGTTCAAGAGGCAGTAGAAGGCATTGTTGCCGCGGGAGGGCAGGCGGTTATTGCTCATCCGCTGAAATATGGATTGACGCGCTCTAAATTGCATGAGTTAATTGAAGATTTTAAAGAGGCTGGTGGTGTAGGTATTGAAGTGGTTTCAGGAGAGATGACTGTAACTGAAATCAATGAGATGGCAGGAATTTGCTTACGATTTAATCTTTTAGCATCTTCTGGATCTGATTTTCATGCTGATGGTATATCTCGTGTAAACCTTGGCGGTCAGAAGCAATTACCGGTAAACTGTGTGCCTATTTGGCATGAATGGAACATAAAACAGGGGACTTTATGAGTCAGTTTTTTGCATTACATCCTGATAATCCTCAAGCTCGTTTATTGAGAAAGGCTGTATCTATAATTCAAGATGGTGGCGTAATTGTTTATCCAACCGATTCGGGTTATGCCTTAGGTTGTAGCTTAGGAAATAAAGCCGCACTCGAACGGATTAGACGGTTAAGACAGTTGGATAAAAATCACAATATGACTTTGGTTTGCCGTGATTTATCGGAGTTAGGTACTTATGCTCGTGTTTCAAATCCAATATTCCGTTTATTAAAAGCACGAACGCCTGGTTCTTATACCTTTATTTTGAATGCAACTCATGAAGTACCACGCCTAATGTTGCATCCAAAGAAAAGAACACTAGGACTAAGGGTTCCTGATAATGTGATTACACTGGCCTTGTTGGATGCTTTAGAGTCTCCTTTAATGAGCAGAACTTTGATTCTTCCAGGTGCTAAGGCGCCATTGAGTGAGCCTGAAGCAATCAGGGATATTTTAGGTAACCAAATTGATTTAGTAATTGATGGCGGTAATTGTGGGCAAGAGCCAACTACTGTTGTTGATCTAACGGGTGATTATCCAGTGATTTTAAGGGAAGGAAAAGGTGATCCCGAGCCGTTTAGATAATTTTAAAACGGACTCATCTCCTTTAGTTACCCCTAAGTTGTATTTTAATAACAAAAAAGAGGATATTGATGTCAGCATTATTTAGTTCCAATAAACGGGTTGTTTCTGGTATGCGTGTAAGTGGACGATTACATCTCGGCCATTATCATGGCGTACTCAAAAATTGGATCAAATTACAACATCAATACGATTGCTTCTTTTTTGCTGCAGATTGGCATGGCCTAACAACTCAATATAATGAGCCGGGATTTATGGAGAAGCATCTGTGGGATATGATTATTGATTGGCTTGCTTGCGGTGTAAATCCGGGCTTATCACGCATTTTTATCCAATCCTGGGTTCCTGAGCATGCCGAACTGCATTTACTCTTATCCATGATTACTCCATTAGGTTGGTTAGAGCGTGTTCCTAGCTTTAAAGATCAACAGGAAAAGTTAAAAGAAAAAGATCTCTCAACCTATGGCTTTTTAGGTTATCCCTTATTGCAGAGTGCGGATGTTTTGTTATACCACGCTGACTATGTACCTGTAGGAGAAGATCAGGTTGCTCACATTGAGTTGACTCGTGAAATTGCGCGTCGTTTTAATCATCTCTATGGTAAAGAGCCTAATTTTGAAGAATTAGCTGCCGAAGCCATTAAAAAGATGGGCAAGAAAAATAGCAAAATATACAGTGAACTACGCCGCCAGTTCCAAGAGCATGGCAATCATGAGTCAATTAAGACAGCGCAAGCTTTGCTTGAAGATCAAGCTAATTTATCGATTGGCGATAAAGAGCGTCTTTTAGGCTATTTGGAAGGAAGTGGTAAGATTATTCTCACTGAGCCTCAGCCTTTGCTTTCCGCAACCTCAAAAATGCCGGGAACCGATGGGCAAAAAATGTCTAAATCTTATCATAATACTATTATGTTAAGAGAGGAGCCAGCACAAGTAGAAAAGAAGGTATTAACGATGCCAACTGATCCTGCGCGAGTTAAGCGAACGGATCCAGGTGAGCCTGAGAAATGTCCTGTATGGCAGTTCCATAAAATTTATTCTTCAGATGATGTGAAAGATTGGGTGCAAACTGGTTGCCGTACTGCTGGAATTGGTTGTATTGATTGTAAGCGACCCGTCATTGATGCCATTAATAAAGAATTGGAACCAATACAAGCTTCTATTGCTGATTATGAATCCGATTTAGGCTCAGTAAAGCGTATCGTTACAGAAGGAAGTGAGGCTGCTCGTGAAGAAGCCTGTAAGACAATGAATACGGTTAGAGAAGTGATGGGAATTGATTATTGATGGAAGCTGAAGTACTCAGTAAACCGGAAATTAAAGCCGTTGTTGATGGTAAAGAGTTTACTGAAATTCCAGATGATTTGTTTATCCCACCAGATGCGCTGGAGGTTCTTTTGGATTCCTTCAGCGGTCCGCTGGATTTGCTGTTATATCTTATTCGTAAGCAAAATATTGATATCCTAGATATTCCAATTGTTAGTATTACAAAGCAATATTTGCACTACATTCAATTAATGGAATACAGACGAATGGAGCTCGCGGCGGATTATTTACTGATGGCAGCAATGCTCGCTGAGATTAAGTCGCGGATGTTATTACCGGTTACACCAAGTGGTGATGAGGATGAAGATGAAGATCCTCGCATGACTTTAGTTCGTCGATTACAAGCGTACGAACAGATTAAACTCGCTGCCGAATTATTGGATGGCTTACCTAGACAAGACCGGGATAATTTTGCAATCCAATTAGAGGCTCCAGAAATAGAATTAATTAAAGTCCATCCGGAGGTGGAGTTGGCTGAATTGATTGCGGCAATGAAGACTTTATTGCAACGTGAAGAGCATATCAGCCATCATCAGATATCACGTGAAGCAATGTCTGTTCGCGATCGCATGAATGCAGTATTACTGCAATTACAAGAGCATAAGTTGCTCGAGTTTGGGCAATTATTTACTTTAGAAGAAGGGCGCATGGGATTGGTTGTTTCTTTGTTAGCGATACTTGAATTGGCCAGACAATCGCTAATTGTTATTACACAACAAGAAGCATTTTCTTCGATACATCTACAGGCAGCCTAAAATGGATGAAACTGAATTAAAAAATATCGTAGAAGCATTATTATTAAGTTCTTCTGAGCCTTTGTCTTTGGATAAGTTATTAGAGGTTTTCGAGGAATGGCAAAAACCAACGAAGGAGCAATTGCATGGTGTGATTGATCTGTTAAAAGCAGATTATGCTGCACGTGCATTTGAGCTGGTTCAGGTTGCTACGGGCTATACAATTCGAACTAAAAAAGAATTTGGTCCTTGGGTTGCTCGCTTGCAGATTGAAAAGCCAGCTAAATATTCGCGCGCATTTCTGGAAACTTTGGCAATAATTGCCTATAAGCAGCCAGTAACTCGTGCTGATATCGAAGAGTTACGTGGTGTGTCTGTAAATAGTCAGATTATGAAAACATTATTAGAGCGAGAATGGATTCGTATTGCAGGGTATAAGGATGTTGCGGGTAAACCTGCGGTTTATACAACAACGAGAGAATTTTTAAATTATTTTAACCTTAAAAATTTAAATGAACTTCCATCTTTACCCGAAGTATTGGAAACATTAACCCTAGATAATCCTATTGAAGAGTGTACTACTGAATGAGCAGCGAACGGTTACAAAAAATATTAAGCCAAGCGGGGCTTGGTTCACGTCGTGAAATGGAGCGATGGATTGAAAATGGTTGGGTACAAGTCAATGGAAAACCCGTTAAGTTGGGTGATTCTGCAACTGGCGAGGACAAAATTACAGTAAAGGGCAAGTTAATCGCTAACCCACTTAAAGTGAAACAAAATACACGGATTTTACTTTACCATAAGCCCGTTGGTGAAATATCAAGCCGCCATGATCCTAAATTTGAAAAAACAGTGTTTGATAACCTGCCTCATTTAAGACAAGGCCGTTGGGTACAAGTAGGGCGCTTGGATTTAAATACATCCGGCTTGCTGATTTTCACTAATAATGGTGAATTAGCAAATCAACTTATGCATCCTCGCTATGGTTTAGAGCGCGAATATGCGGTACGTGTACATGGGCAGGTAAGCCAAGAATCATTAAAGAATTTACTAAAAGGCGTTGAGCTTGACGATGGCGTTGCCAAATTTACTCGCCTGGAATCTCGTGGTGGAGAGGGAACAAACTCATGGTACCATGTGACGCTAAACGAAGGCCGTAACCGTGAAGTACGTCGTTTATGGGAATCACAAGGTGTTGAGGTCAGCCGCCTAATACGCGTTCGCTATGGTATGATTTCTATGCCAAGATATTTGACTCGTGGACAGACTTATGAATTAACCCCTAAAGAGGTAACTGATTTTTTAGCGTCGTTGCCTAAAGAATAATGCAGTTCGTAGGCTGGGCTGTAAAGCCCAGCAAATAGGGTTTAGTCTGCTACACATATTTCTATCTTATCTCATCAATGAAAGTTTTTTGCAAGCAGCCAGGCTACACTGTTTTAAAAATTCCGTGAAATGCATACGACACTGTAGTCCGTATTTAGAGTAGCGTAACAGGTCGCTTTGTATACGTGAAGACATTGTGCCACAACATCCCGTATTACGACTTCGTTGAATACGGGTGCTACTTTCGTTGAAGCTACGGAGAGTTAGGTGGTGTATGTGCTCTTGCCAAAAGGCTTGAGCGATTCTGCAATATGTTTGTACAATTCAGGCAACCAACGTGGTTGTGCGAAAGTTGAAGTAGATGGCTTTTCATGACGTAAGTCATTCGGGGCGATTATTATCTGAATATTATTTAAGCCAACACGACGTGCCAAAATAAAGAGTTGATCAATGGCCAAGTCTCCAATGGCTAAACAACCTACAGATAAGTTTTTGCCATGAATAAAAATGTTATTACCTAGCTGTCTTCTTCCATCTTCATACCCTTTTTTTCTATCAAAGTTATTAGGATAGTTAATCATCATAGATAAATGCATACTACTGAATGGGTTAAAATTCACTAATTTGTATACACCTTCAGGAATTTGCTTGTCATTTTCACGTAATTTCGGACCAAGACGACCGCTAAAACCAGTTAATGGATAATTATGGACATGTGTCCAATCTTGATCGGAGTTTTTTGCCCAAAGCTCTACTCGACGCTCTGATTTAAATGCAAGCAGCGCAATTTCGCGGGGGGGATAGCTTACCTTTGCTTTGGTAAAGTAAGACTTTAATTGGGGCTCAACACGTAAACCATAACGTTTTATTGCACGGTCAACTGCCTGATCCCAGTCAAGCTTATGTGACATCGCAAAGCTATTCAAACTCAACAGCATAATTGCCAAAGTAATAAGACGTTTCATAAAAACACTAAGATGATAAATTATAGGCATGGTATCAAATAATAGTCCGTAGAACAATTCAAAACTCCCAGGCGGGGAATGTAAACAGTCCCTAAAAATGCTTGGGTATCAATAACCTTACTTACTTTTTTCTGGTTTAGCCGCTTTCGTTGACAACAAATGTAACTGAGTTGTAACAAAACTTGGACTTGTTGCTAAGTGACCTACAGAAGCAACTAATCCATAATAATTAGGGCACAAATACATTACTGTGTCATCGGGCATAACTTTATAAAATACATATTTATAATCACAATAACTTGGTTTGTTAAATAGAGCAACCTGCATTACCGGTGTCCCAGG
Above is a genomic segment from Legionella lytica containing:
- a CDS encoding peptide MFS transporter gives rise to the protein MPEGILALFAMQIVSTLSFSVLYSTLVLYMEGKLGVQASSAHSVMGVFVAFNYGLHLLGGLWGGRLLSNRSLFCVGMVLQVIGCVLLSFCEVSLLYYGLAAFLSGSGLNVTCINCMLTQRFTPEDNRRESAFLMNYAGMNIGFFVGFSLSGVFQLSQNYERLFLLSSLGNLAALIICLYCWSQLADRETQYALKDKAAQKKSNIWGMLFILALPVLLSQLLQNAEWAKKLVLLTGILMVGVIVYLAKQQETKIAQDKMLAFVVLMLVGTIFWMLYHVAPMGLTTFIEHNVQRQFADWIIPPQWFQNINTVCIVIGGPLLGVILHRMRKKGIQVNIPTQFAIALFCIGFAFIVLPIGIAYANDLGLVNPSWIVFCYVLQSIGELLISPIGYAMIGYLAPTSLQGMMMGMWMLTSGIGGTLSSYSSNWMIAGQSSNSPLATNSGYSYVFLMLGLFAVASAVVLFALVPKLRALIKENGESGLQEAKASVSERVVVCE
- the mnmC gene encoding bifunctional tRNA (5-methylaminomethyl-2-thiouridine)(34)-methyltransferase MnmD/FAD-dependent 5-carboxymethylaminomethyl-2-thiouridine(34) oxidoreductase MnmC → MSNLFVPIKTAELDWHQDLPFSIQYDDVYHSSASGIEQSRYVFVDGNDLISRWQNVPDQSQFTIAETGFGTGLNFLLTWQLWEQHAPEQSCLHFISCEKHPLTHNDLIKSLACWPQLEKQAAQLIEHYPVLTPGYHHLIFANGRVRLTLMLGDALECYEQLLICGEANLERSLRTTYVNAWYLDGFAPAKNQNMWSDSLMKVIAMLSQEGTTLATYTAAGIVKENLRQHGFIVEKKKGFGPKRHMISAYFNPDELVSPKKRHTPWHVSQPEHYNERSALIIGAGLAGCFTAHCLAKRGWKVTLIDELNEVGQGASANQQAVLFPKLSAYNSPLTQFMLMAFLYASREYKAILSQHDMGVLKGSLLLAYNQKEQQAQASLEEWLNQYPSLGTLVNAQQASELAGIPLQQSGLFIPLSGWINSPDLCQFLVRTEGINLITDTVVDQLVFDQKWRVNNCEADVLILANGYKVTTFPETESLPIKPIRGQMTVMSATSETTALRMPLCADGHVLPAHRGTHYLGASYELKTDHATIKEQDDLLNLDKLKCIAPDVSWSYEVKSHWAGVRATTTDYLPIVGRIADATAFNTLYAGLESNAKRWIAKAGPYYPGLYACTGFGSRGLTTIPLCAEWLAALINNEMSFLPRNIQQALSPARFLRKDIVRGKIASPKHT
- a CDS encoding PHP domain-containing protein encodes the protein MIDLHCHSHFSDGALSPKELIERAQKQGIQCLSLTDHDTVAGYTELVQAAASTSIKIINGIELSTRWKKHDFHILGYQINHTDGLFALIQRQVESRIERAKQIGEALNEIGVTDAYAKACDLAGHTRVARPHFARVLVNEGKAKDLQKAFKQYLVRGRNAYIPTPWLTVQEAVEGIVAAGGQAVIAHPLKYGLTRSKLHELIEDFKEAGGVGIEVVSGEMTVTEINEMAGICLRFNLLASSGSDFHADGISRVNLGGQKQLPVNCVPIWHEWNIKQGTL
- a CDS encoding L-threonylcarbamoyladenylate synthase; the encoded protein is MSQFFALHPDNPQARLLRKAVSIIQDGGVIVYPTDSGYALGCSLGNKAALERIRRLRQLDKNHNMTLVCRDLSELGTYARVSNPIFRLLKARTPGSYTFILNATHEVPRLMLHPKKRTLGLRVPDNVITLALLDALESPLMSRTLILPGAKAPLSEPEAIRDILGNQIDLVIDGGNCGQEPTTVVDLTGDYPVILREGKGDPEPFR
- a CDS encoding tryptophan--tRNA ligase, with protein sequence MSALFSSNKRVVSGMRVSGRLHLGHYHGVLKNWIKLQHQYDCFFFAADWHGLTTQYNEPGFMEKHLWDMIIDWLACGVNPGLSRIFIQSWVPEHAELHLLLSMITPLGWLERVPSFKDQQEKLKEKDLSTYGFLGYPLLQSADVLLYHADYVPVGEDQVAHIELTREIARRFNHLYGKEPNFEELAAEAIKKMGKKNSKIYSELRRQFQEHGNHESIKTAQALLEDQANLSIGDKERLLGYLEGSGKIILTEPQPLLSATSKMPGTDGQKMSKSYHNTIMLREEPAQVEKKVLTMPTDPARVKRTDPGEPEKCPVWQFHKIYSSDDVKDWVQTGCRTAGIGCIDCKRPVIDAINKELEPIQASIADYESDLGSVKRIVTEGSEAAREEACKTMNTVREVMGIDY
- a CDS encoding segregation and condensation protein A, with product MEAEVLSKPEIKAVVDGKEFTEIPDDLFIPPDALEVLLDSFSGPLDLLLYLIRKQNIDILDIPIVSITKQYLHYIQLMEYRRMELAADYLLMAAMLAEIKSRMLLPVTPSGDEDEDEDPRMTLVRRLQAYEQIKLAAELLDGLPRQDRDNFAIQLEAPEIELIKVHPEVELAELIAAMKTLLQREEHISHHQISREAMSVRDRMNAVLLQLQEHKLLEFGQLFTLEEGRMGLVVSLLAILELARQSLIVITQQEAFSSIHLQAA
- the scpB gene encoding SMC-Scp complex subunit ScpB; this translates as MDETELKNIVEALLLSSSEPLSLDKLLEVFEEWQKPTKEQLHGVIDLLKADYAARAFELVQVATGYTIRTKKEFGPWVARLQIEKPAKYSRAFLETLAIIAYKQPVTRADIEELRGVSVNSQIMKTLLEREWIRIAGYKDVAGKPAVYTTTREFLNYFNLKNLNELPSLPEVLETLTLDNPIEECTTE
- the rluB gene encoding 23S rRNA pseudouridine(2605) synthase RluB, with protein sequence MSSERLQKILSQAGLGSRREMERWIENGWVQVNGKPVKLGDSATGEDKITVKGKLIANPLKVKQNTRILLYHKPVGEISSRHDPKFEKTVFDNLPHLRQGRWVQVGRLDLNTSGLLIFTNNGELANQLMHPRYGLEREYAVRVHGQVSQESLKNLLKGVELDDGVAKFTRLESRGGEGTNSWYHVTLNEGRNREVRRLWESQGVEVSRLIRVRYGMISMPRYLTRGQTYELTPKEVTDFLASLPKE
- a CDS encoding L,D-transpeptidase family protein, whose product is MKRLITLAIMLLSLNSFAMSHKLDWDQAVDRAIKRYGLRVEPQLKSYFTKAKVSYPPREIALLAFKSERRVELWAKNSDQDWTHVHNYPLTGFSGRLGPKLRENDKQIPEGVYKLVNFNPFSSMHLSMMINYPNNFDRKKGYEDGRRQLGNNIFIHGKNLSVGCLAIGDLAIDQLFILARRVGLNNIQIIIAPNDLRHEKPSTSTFAQPRWLPELYKHIAESLKPFGKSTYTT